tgatggtaaactggggaaattaaatccaaggtatattggatcattcaagattattgatcatgtcggaccaatagcttaccgacttgagttacctcaacaactcgcggctgtacataacactttccacatctcaaatttgaagaaatgttttgctaaagaagatctcactattccgttagacaaaatccaaatcaacgaaaaacttcaattcatcgaaaaacccgccgaaataatggatcgtgaggttaaaagacttaagcaaaacaagataccaattgttaaggttcgatggaatgctcgtagaggacccgagttcacctgggaatgagaagatcagataaagaagaaatacccgcacttatttccagaagatatgtcaacacctccaactgcttaaaatttcgggacgaaatttatttaacgggtaggtactgtagtgacccgaactttttcatgtttatatatattaaatgaaattgatatttacatgattaagtgtttccaacatgttaagcaatcaaacttgttaagacttgattaagtgttgaccacccaagttgaccggcgattcacgaacgttaaaacttctaaagactatatgatgacatatatatggatataaatatatatagttaacatgatagtatgataagtaagtatctcactaggtatattaacaatgagtgttatacataaaaaatgagtttatcgaattaagaaactcaaaacgatatatataacgattatcattataacaacgtcttactaattacatataaatcatattaagatattgatacactatgataaaaatgataaatgataagtaaatatatcattaagtgtattaacaatgaactacatatgtgaaaacaagactactaacttaaggatttcgaaacgagacatatatgtaacgattatcgttgtaatgatatgtaaatgtatatatatcatattaagatatattaatacataataatatcatgataatgtagtaatttaacatctcattagatataataaacaatgtgttaacaacatttaacaagatcattaacttaaaggtttcaaaacaacacttacatgtaatgactaacgatgacttaacgactcagttaaaatgcatatacatgtagtattttaatatgtattcatacacttttgaaagacttcaagacacttatcaaagtacttctacttaacaaaaatgtttacaattacatcctcattcattttcattaacaattctactcgtatgcacccgtattcatactcgtacaatacttagcttctaaatgtatttactattggtatatacacttcaatgatcagctcttagcagcccttgtgagtcacctaacatctagcatgaaatatctcacaagattacaaactaatggaggctaTATGTCAAAACCTCATTCACGTGAAGACGCACCAAATATAAACACATTTCAattccaatttttatgcatcaaactactctctctcaagttctctcttggtgttcatGGTGTTATAAGTGTTCTTAATCATGTTCATCAAAATATAGCTCAatatagttcataaatccatacataaaccaagttataaaacaactactcaagaacacaccaacaacacttccaagttttccagcttacttccaatcttgcaaatccactttgagtgatcatccaacctcaagaaatctttcttatttacagtaagatatctttctaatacaaggtaatactcatattcaaactttgattcaatttctataactataacaatcttatttcgagtggaaatcttacttaaacttgttttcgtgtcatgattctacttcaagaactttcaagccatccaaggatcctttgaagctagatctatttttctcatttccagtaggtttatccacaaaacctgaggtagtaatgatgttcataacattattcgattcatatatataaaactaccttatttgaaggtttaaacttgtaatcactagaacatagtttagttaattctaaacttgttcgcaaacaaaagttaatccttctaaattgacttttaaaatcaactaaacacatgttctatatctatatgatatactaacttaatgatttaaaacctgaaaacacgaaaaacaccgtaaaaccggatatacgccgtcgtagtaacaccgcgggctgttttgggttagttaattaaaaactatgataaactttgatttcaaaGCTATTctcctgggaaaatgatttttcttatgaacatgaaactatatccaaaaatcatggttaaactcaaagtgaaagtatgttttccaaaatggtcatctagacgtcgttctttcgactgaaatgactacctttaaaaaaatgacttgtaacctgtatttccgactataaacttatactttttctgtttacattcataaacttaagttcaaaatAAAACCATAtcaacttaaatcactcaaaacggatttaaaacgaagaagttatgggtaaaacaagatttaataattttgcttgttgtagctacgtgaaaattggtaacaaatctatattaatcatatcctagctaacttatattgtataatacatatattataatatattatgtaatcttggaataccatagacacgtatgcaaatgttttgacatatcatatcgacccatgtatatatattatttggaacaaccatagacactctatatgcagtaatgtttgagttagctatacagggttgaggttgattccaaaaatatatatactttgagttgtgatctagcctaagacgtgtatacactgggtcgtggattgatttaagataatatatatcgatttattttctgtacatctaactgtggacaactagttgtaggttactaacgaggacatctgacttaataaacttaaaacattaaaacatattaaaaatgttgtaaatatattttgaacatactttgatatatatgtacatatttgttataggttcgtgaatcgaccagtggccaagtcttacttcccgacgaagtaaaaatctgtgaaagtgagttatagtcccacttttaaaatctaatattttgggatgagaatacatgcagttttataaatgttttacgaaatagacacaagtaattgaaactacattatatgggtgaatgatcgaagccgaatatgccccttttgcttggtaacctaagaattagtaaaccgatctactaattgacccgaatcctaaagatagatctattgggcctaacgaaccccatccaaagtaccggatgctttagtacttcgaattcatttttatcatgtccgaagaatttcccggaattataggggataatcttatatgcatcttgttaacgtcgattaccaggtgttcaccatatgaataatttttatctctatgtatgggatgtatattgaaatatgaaatcttgtggtctattatataaatatataggttaaacctataaatcaccaacatttttgttgacgtttaaagcatgtttattctcaggtgattattaagagcttccactgttgcatgctaaaatatggacaagatttggtgtcagcatgcttgtataatattgtttaaaactgcattcgagatttactttgttgtaacatattaatattgtaaaccaatacgtattggtagtgtgtaagtgtgatatttttagattatcatttctggataatctaggtggtgtctttttaacctcgtcgataaaataaaggttatggtttgttttaaaaacgaatgcagtctttgaaaaacgtctcatatagaggtcaaaacctcgcaacaaaatcaattaatatggaacgtttataatcaatatgaacgggacattttagctcAGACGGgtaaaggcatcttcttgcatcagaccaagtatgttgctgatatcctgAAGCGATTTCAAGTGGAAGAAGAAAGAtcagctaagactccgttgtcagtGAATCATGGGATCTCACCTGATTGTGAGAGTGCTAAAGTGGATCCTACGTTATACAGGgcaatcataggttctctaatgtatctgaCAGCTTCTCGACCGGACATTATGTTTGCGGTTTTCCtatgtgctcgttatcaggcgaatcctaatgttcatcatatgtttgtGGTTAAGAAAAttttgaggtatttgaaagatTCACCGAGTTTAGGgctatggtatccgtgtgaggatggttttgatctcacagcttaTAGTGATTTTGACTATGGCGGTTGCAAGAAAGATTTCAAGTctacatcaggaggttgtcagtttcTTTGTAGCAAGCTAGTtacttggcagtgtaagaagcagacagtaGTGGCTCAGTCCACATGTGAAGTAGAATATAttgccgcggccagctgtacatcacagaTTATATGGATTCAACAGcagctacgtgactacggtttgcatatttctaacactcctatttatgttgataatactgctgctatagctgtcactaaaaatcccttAAATCACTCTAAaatgaaacatatagggattaaataccatttaattagagattgctatgagaaaaagctaatagatgtagtgcagatagacactacaacccaacgggctgatcttttcactaaagcttttgataaaccacgctttgagCTCTTGTTAAAAGAAATAGGTGTTAAATTGCTGACTGATGTGGTTCTTGAAACTGAGGCTCCTAACACAGAGGAACCTCCCAAAAAGACTGAGTTGTGAATGCCTTAGAACTGCTTGTATAGTATGTGTACTTCTGCATAGTAGTTTGTAGGACATTTGCATGTTTAATTTTCATTTGCATGATAGATAATTGTATTCTGATGGTACTGCATGCTAGTTTATGTTTGTAGTTTGTTTTTTATGTTTTTGTACAGATaaaatcaaaaagccataaaaTTATAAAACCAGAAAATCAAATAAAAAGTTGAATAATTGAAAaccaataaaaattttaaaaaattcagACAATGAGTTGCTTGTTCTATCTGTGggaaagtgattgcaatactgaactgacatatATACAGAATGATTGATAGTGTATTGGTAGATTTTATTaacctaattctagatagagatgatcacaataacaacgcgtaaatatcatgataacgaaatcatggaaaggtttacagtgcttgagggtagtcacctacttatcacagaATATGTACTAAGAAATGATTgctcagaaactcaacagacgattgaggtctcccctactacgatttatattcggtagcaaaggataattttgtgagtcccgaaggtgagcatactttgtctagaatgcatacttgtttctatttacctttattgcttGGACCGAAAGTCAACAACATACATGTCGGGTGTCCAAAGGGAGGTGTTCTCTCTAGGCGGGTTGAGAAGTGAAATTTTATGTCACAGACATAGAATGATTTGAACAATGCAACGTCATCGGGTTAGAGACTTCAACATCAGAAGATTGATTTCCTGTGCAGATACTGTAAAAATCAAAGACAGTGGTACATCATCATGAATAGTTATctttattttatttgttttatttatgtTTTATAATCTAGCATGGAAAAAatggcaacatcagaaaatccaaaaaaaaaaaggtTATGTTTATTTCTTCAAGTTGTAAATAAATTGATGCACCACAttactgcaagagaatcatggatcaagaattgaacaaacaTTGATGGATTCATACGCTATTTATGTCTGAGACAACAGATATTTCAATCCGAGAGCTGTTTGgaagatttagttatctacattCGAGGGAGagaaatttatcagatcatcagatatagagaacttaaatcattctgtggtatgggattgtacctattggCCTGGATAGCAGGGGATATCTTCTGGAGGAtaccttagcgttccatcactcaaatatatatcacTACCATCCATCAAACATCATACACCATATGATTTCCGTCCAAATATAGGGTTTATAGCGACCggtatgcgtcttttcaaagtatgcaataaatttgagataaacAAGGCTATCGAAAACTAAaagtataagtttaaggtagaagctcatggctgacaaggTTGCtaaaaacatcgtgagatggttctgttcaatcgaatcgaaagtacattgatgtgataagaggacaacgtcaatatatttgtgctcaattgttctacctgaaacattgtgcgatctcaaatgaggactgactttgtgatcaaaatctaacattgaaaaatgttaatgtaattaacttaacgtgatcatcaaagtctagggtgaaagttggtaaatgtttatTGATATTTTTGAAAGTTATTCTGTATATTTTTCATGAAAAACAtaattcagttctgatccccgaaatCAAATGATTAAATCAATTTGGTATGTCAACTCACAAAATATGTGTTATGTTCGTTTTTAGTGTTGTTATATGTTAAAAGCTGAAGGATTGCAGACGTGTAAGGCTTAAGATTTGCTGAATATGTCTGTTATAATATTGTTGATCATGACACACTGGATCTAGTATAGTAGTTTTCTTTATAGCTTTGCATGTGAATATATATCTGAAAAATCCATAAATATCTGCATTATTTGTTAGTTTC
The window above is part of the Rutidosis leptorrhynchoides isolate AG116_Rl617_1_P2 chromosome 1, CSIRO_AGI_Rlap_v1, whole genome shotgun sequence genome. Proteins encoded here:
- the LOC139841407 gene encoding secreted RxLR effector protein 161-like, whose amino-acid sequence is MGWFLVVLTVGEGGRLMMVMDGGCRRLEGWRVMGVQEERFFVPSQTGKGIFLHQTKYVADILKRFQVEEERSAKTPLSVNHGISPDCESAKVDPTLYRAIIGSLMYLTASRPDIMFAVFLCARYQANPNVHHMFVVKKILRYLKDSPSLGLWYPCEDGFDLTAYSDFDYGGCKKDFKSTSGGCQFLCSKLVTWQCKKQTVVAQSTCEVEYIAAASCTSQIIWIQQQLRDYGVKLLTDVVLETEAPNTEEPPKKTEL